In one Lachnospiraceae bacterium GAM79 genomic region, the following are encoded:
- a CDS encoding DUF6138 family protein, with translation MSLPKRDGVHDRYYLIHKPDTSPEVLAEADLCIQDVLNGTARENHSAYPTVVRNHNGTPFLPDQLLERYLTGLPLKEFPCDVAVSLCDAMRRLVGWEEIRYTLEKYIEKQVQERFFLVGERDDGFTVFPPCTVLPELHPEDVDEGLLRFACYVAICHTVYGQSFESLTTEHILGLVSQIRPDMVKELKTNGSGKLPPNIQKRKTKHLTASANDAFATIRITAKDCGEGACEEALSYLIEILEQPEFPRSYSIEFRGPEKIYLPIPGLPKKGVHQLFACAVRYPRLHVRMENYARLAMQEDEWYNNLSDESCAMPGTFAVFALGLEGPKWWRLVCDYLDRCDDEHSSLQEKFIHTFFKKYGFTAQSLPVLVHGVQSMQNLKPAKEFRTLIANEESLDALLEIKGHLEYYLSEESGSNKRALAYLWRDVLWAIWGTASENGGSKVIKTAPKELKEKYQQVFA, from the coding sequence ATGAGCTTACCAAAGCGTGACGGCGTACATGACCGCTACTATCTGATCCACAAGCCGGACACCTCCCCGGAGGTGCTGGCAGAGGCGGATCTCTGCATTCAGGATGTGCTGAATGGCACCGCCCGTGAAAATCACTCCGCCTACCCGACCGTAGTGCGAAATCACAACGGGACACCGTTTCTTCCCGATCAACTGCTGGAGCGGTATCTGACCGGTCTGCCGTTGAAGGAATTTCCCTGCGATGTTGCTGTTTCCCTATGCGATGCCATGCGGCGGCTGGTTGGCTGGGAAGAGATCCGCTATACATTGGAGAAGTACATAGAAAAGCAGGTGCAGGAGCGGTTCTTCCTTGTGGGAGAGCGGGATGATGGCTTTACCGTCTTCCCGCCCTGTACAGTACTGCCAGAATTGCATCCGGAGGATGTGGATGAAGGTCTGCTGCGCTTTGCCTGCTATGTGGCGATCTGCCATACGGTGTATGGGCAGAGTTTTGAATCCCTCACCACTGAACACATCCTTGGCCTGGTTTCCCAGATTCGTCCTGACATGGTAAAGGAACTGAAAACCAATGGTAGCGGCAAATTGCCGCCTAATATCCAAAAGCGGAAAACAAAGCACCTGACCGCCTCGGCTAACGACGCTTTCGCCACCATCCGCATTACCGCCAAGGACTGCGGCGAGGGGGCCTGTGAGGAGGCTCTCAGCTATCTGATTGAGATTTTGGAGCAGCCGGAGTTCCCCCGCAGCTACTCCATCGAGTTTCGCGGACCAGAGAAGATCTACCTGCCCATCCCCGGCCTGCCCAAGAAGGGTGTCCATCAGCTTTTTGCCTGTGCGGTGCGGTATCCCCGTCTCCATGTCCGGATGGAGAATTATGCTCGGCTGGCCATGCAGGAGGACGAGTGGTACAACAACCTCTCTGATGAGTCCTGCGCCATGCCTGGCACCTTTGCCGTGTTTGCCCTGGGACTGGAAGGGCCGAAGTGGTGGCGGCTGGTGTGCGATTACCTGGATCGCTGTGATGACGAGCACTCCTCTTTGCAAGAAAAGTTTATTCACACCTTTTTTAAGAAGTACGGGTTTACTGCTCAGTCCCTGCCGGTGCTGGTCCACGGTGTCCAGTCCATGCAGAATCTGAAGCCCGCAAAGGAGTTCCGCACCCTGATCGCCAATGAGGAGAGCCTGGATGCGCTACTGGAGATCAAGGGGCATCTGGAATATTACCTGTCGGAAGAATCCGGCAGCAACAAAAGGGCGCTGGCCTACCTGTGGCGTGATGTGCTCTGGGCCATCTGGGGCACAGCCTCTGAAAACGGCGGCAGCAAGGTCATCA